The following are encoded together in the Plasmodium vinckei vinckei genome assembly, chromosome: PVVCY_12 genome:
- a CDS encoding protein phosphatase inhibitor 2, putative, which translates to MLRKKTISWDEVTINEQDKERGSRMKILEPNTPFNFIVMDSASEDETSKIGESKTNTEGQDNIAHDLINKLNQLAEKQDSKGVSNIDFKEKRKKHYNEYKILQKLRKSGTFDEIGEEYKLENNDLNDDNNNNGQDTEE; encoded by the exons ATGCTTAGGAAAAAAACTATATCATGGGATGAAGTGACAATAAATGAACAAGACAAGGAAAGGGGCTCACGGATGAAAATTTTGGAGCCAAACACCCCGttcaattttattgtaATG GATAGCGCATCAGAAGATGAAACTTCGAAAATTGGAGAATCTAAAACAAATACCGAAGGACAa GATAATATTGCGCATGatctaataaataaactaaACCAATTAGCAGAAAAACAAGACAGTAAAGGTGTATCAAATATAGACTTTAaggaaaaaagaaaaaaacattataaCGAATATAAGATACTGCAAAAGTTGAG GAAATCGGGCACATTTGATGAAATTGGtgaagaatataaattagaaaataatgacttgaatgatgataataataataatggtcAAGATACCGAagaataa